The Paracoccus sp. MC1862 genome includes a window with the following:
- a CDS encoding integrase core domain-containing protein, which translates to MTVGCATLGFRAATAFFSTSLLTGQGSAFLSRDLDLRACARRVVLEFSRAGKPTDNGFIEAFNNRLGSECPNAHWFMNFSHAPEGFSDASRTAYPLAR; encoded by the coding sequence GTGACCGTCGGCTGCGCGACCTTAGGGTTTCGCGCGGCCACAGCCTTCTTCAGCACTTCACTCCTGACAGGCCAAGGTAGCGCGTTCCTCTCGCGCGACCTCGACCTGCGGGCTTGCGCCAGGCGCGTTGTCTTGGAGTTCTCGCGCGCGGGCAAGCCGACCGACAATGGTTTCATCGAAGCGTTCAACAACAGGCTCGGATCCGAATGTCCGAACGCTCACTGGTTCATGAACTTTTCCCATGCGCCCGAAGGGTTCTCGGATGCCAGTCGCACCGCTTACCCCTTGGCGAGATAG
- a CDS encoding serine hydrolase produces the protein MNDDFRTAADRVLNGVVTSEPRVPGVVAMATDRQGNFYEGAAGQRRLDRDEPMTTDSVFALFSTTKAITATAALQLVEEGRLDLDAPAETYAPDIGTLQVIEGFDAQGEPVLRAPKSKVTTRQLLTHSGGFGYDFFSETYNRLAQDKGQPSVITASRAAIMTPLQFDPGERWEYGSNIDWVGQVVEGITGKRLGEVFRSRIFEPLGITDMTFELNDRLRARLAGMHNRNADGSLTATDFELPDRPEIHMGGHGLYGTVGDYMRFIRMWLNDGRGENGQVLKPETVAMAERNHLGDAKVTMLPGVIPSLSNDAEFFPGLSKSWSLPFMINDEAAPTGRPAGALGWAGLANLFYWIDRRNGVGGFWATQILPFGDPVSFTGYIDFETAWYQSQRLAA, from the coding sequence ATGAACGATGATTTCAGAACCGCCGCCGACCGCGTGCTGAATGGCGTCGTCACCAGCGAGCCGCGGGTGCCGGGTGTCGTCGCGATGGCAACCGACCGGCAGGGTAATTTCTATGAAGGCGCCGCGGGGCAGCGCAGGCTCGACCGTGACGAGCCGATGACGACCGACAGCGTCTTCGCGCTGTTCTCGACCACCAAGGCGATAACCGCCACGGCCGCGCTGCAACTGGTCGAGGAGGGCAGGCTGGACCTTGACGCCCCGGCCGAGACCTACGCCCCCGACATCGGCACGCTGCAGGTGATCGAGGGCTTCGACGCGCAGGGCGAGCCGGTCCTGCGGGCGCCGAAAAGCAAGGTCACCACACGGCAGCTTCTGACCCACAGCGGGGGCTTCGGCTACGACTTCTTCAGCGAGACCTACAATCGTCTTGCCCAGGACAAGGGCCAGCCGAGCGTCATCACCGCCTCCCGCGCGGCCATCATGACGCCCTTGCAGTTCGACCCCGGCGAGCGCTGGGAATACGGCAGCAACATCGACTGGGTCGGCCAGGTGGTCGAGGGCATCACCGGCAAGCGCCTGGGCGAGGTCTTCCGGTCCCGCATCTTCGAGCCCTTGGGCATCACCGACATGACCTTCGAGCTGAACGACCGGCTGCGCGCCCGGCTGGCGGGGATGCACAACCGCAATGCCGATGGCAGCCTGACGGCGACCGATTTCGAGCTGCCCGACAGGCCCGAGATCCACATGGGCGGGCATGGCCTTTACGGGACCGTCGGCGACTACATGCGCTTCATCCGCATGTGGCTGAACGACGGGCGCGGCGAGAACGGGCAGGTGCTGAAGCCCGAGACGGTGGCGATGGCCGAGCGCAACCACCTGGGCGACGCGAAGGTCACGATGCTGCCCGGCGTGATTCCGTCACTCTCGAACGACGCCGAATTTTTCCCGGGCCTCTCCAAGTCCTGGTCGCTGCCCTTCATGATCAACGACGAGGCGGCGCCGACCGGCCGCCCGGCTGGGGCGCTGGGCTGGGCGGGCCTTGCCAACCTGTTCTACTGGATCGACCGGCGGAACGGCGTCGGCGGCTTCTGGGCCACCCAGATCCTGCCCTTCGGCGACCCGGTGTCCTTCACGGGCTACATCGACTTCGAGACCGCCTGGTACCAGTCGCAGCGGCTGGCGGCGTGA
- a CDS encoding NAD(P)/FAD-dependent oxidoreductase has protein sequence MALDSHISPQAEASAGQQVLDALIIGAGVAGLYQLHQLRQLGLKVRAFDTAADVGGTWYWNRYPGAKFDSEAYIYQYLFSEDLYKNWSWSSRFPEQPEIERWLGYIADSLDLRRDISFSTTITSAVFDEDRNRWTVTTDKGEVFDTQFLVTCGGMLSAPMADVFPGQDSFKGQIVHTSRWPKEDIDLTGKHVGVVGIGATGIQVIQTIADEVGELKVFVRTPQYVLPMKNPSYGPPEVAAYKARFEELRQTLPNTFTGFEYDFEKQWKDLTPEERRAHLEDCHENGSLKLWLASFGEMFFDPEVSEQVSEFVREKMRARLKDPRLCDLLIPTDYGFGTHRVPLEMNYLEVYLRPNVEAVPVKDNPIARITPEGIELADGTRYDLDVIILATGFDAGTGALTRIDIRGRGGRSLREDWGRDIRTTMGLMVHGYPNMFTTAVPLAPSAALCNMTTCLQQQTEWITDAIRTMREQGKSVIESTAEGEEAWVKHHDETASANLISKTNSWYLGSNVPGKPRRVLSYTGGVGTYRRKCAEEAAAGYPSFAMA, from the coding sequence ATGGCTCTGGATTCTCATATCTCGCCGCAGGCCGAAGCATCGGCGGGCCAGCAGGTACTGGACGCGCTGATCATCGGGGCCGGGGTGGCGGGGCTCTATCAGTTGCACCAGTTGCGCCAGCTCGGCCTGAAGGTGCGGGCTTTCGACACGGCGGCCGACGTGGGCGGCACCTGGTACTGGAACCGCTATCCCGGCGCCAAGTTCGACTCCGAGGCCTATATCTACCAGTACCTGTTCTCGGAAGACCTGTACAAGAACTGGTCATGGAGCTCGCGCTTTCCCGAGCAGCCCGAGATCGAACGCTGGCTGGGCTATATTGCCGACAGCCTGGACCTGCGGCGCGACATCAGCTTCTCGACCACGATCACCAGCGCCGTCTTTGACGAGGACCGGAACCGCTGGACCGTCACCACCGACAAGGGCGAGGTCTTCGATACCCAGTTCCTGGTGACCTGCGGCGGGATGCTGTCCGCGCCCATGGCGGACGTCTTCCCGGGGCAGGACAGCTTCAAGGGGCAGATCGTCCACACCTCGCGCTGGCCGAAGGAAGACATCGACCTGACCGGCAAGCACGTGGGCGTGGTCGGCATCGGTGCCACCGGAATCCAGGTGATCCAGACCATCGCGGACGAGGTGGGCGAGCTGAAAGTCTTCGTGCGGACGCCGCAATATGTGCTGCCGATGAAGAACCCCTCCTATGGCCCCCCGGAGGTCGCCGCCTACAAGGCGCGGTTCGAGGAACTGCGCCAGACGCTGCCCAACACCTTCACCGGCTTCGAATACGACTTCGAGAAGCAGTGGAAGGACCTGACCCCCGAGGAGCGCCGCGCGCATCTGGAGGACTGCCACGAGAACGGCTCGCTCAAGCTGTGGCTGGCGTCCTTCGGCGAGATGTTCTTCGACCCCGAGGTCAGCGAGCAGGTGTCCGAGTTCGTGCGCGAGAAGATGCGCGCCCGGCTGAAGGATCCAAGGCTCTGCGATCTGTTGATTCCGACCGACTACGGCTTCGGCACGCACCGGGTGCCGCTGGAGATGAACTACCTCGAGGTCTACCTGCGCCCGAATGTCGAGGCGGTGCCGGTCAAGGACAACCCCATTGCCCGCATCACGCCCGAAGGGATCGAGCTGGCGGATGGCACGCGCTACGATCTGGACGTCATCATCCTCGCGACGGGCTTCGACGCCGGGACAGGCGCCTTGACGCGCATCGACATTCGCGGGCGCGGCGGGCGTTCGCTGCGCGAGGACTGGGGCCGCGACATCCGCACCACGATGGGGCTGATGGTGCATGGCTATCCCAACATGTTCACGACGGCGGTGCCGCTCGCGCCCTCGGCAGCGCTTTGCAACATGACGACCTGCCTGCAGCAGCAGACGGAATGGATCACCGACGCGATCCGCACCATGCGCGAACAGGGCAAGTCGGTGATCGAGTCGACGGCGGAAGGCGAGGAAGCGTGGGTCAAGCACCATGACGAGACGGCCAGCGCGAACCTGATCTCGAAGACCAATTCCTGGTACCTGGGATCGAACGTGCCCGGCAAGCCGCGCCGCGTGCTGTCCTACACCGGCGGCGTCGGCACCTATCGCCGCAAATGCGCAGAGGAGGCAGCGGCCGGCTATCCCAGCTTCGCGATGGCATGA
- a CDS encoding response regulator transcription factor, with amino-acid sequence MLHDDGRLSALHVMPLALPGTPAGGAQRLESRALCALFLSDCRAPSGAAAVAASAFGLTAAEMQVFSHIASGMTVSAAAEAIGIRPSTVRTHLLRLFNKTGTHRQVDLALLADRLGGPLRE; translated from the coding sequence GTGTTGCATGATGACGGCCGCCTGTCGGCGCTGCATGTCATGCCCCTTGCGCTTCCCGGCACGCCGGCCGGTGGTGCCCAAAGGCTGGAAAGCCGCGCGCTCTGCGCGCTTTTCCTGTCGGACTGCCGGGCGCCTTCGGGCGCAGCCGCCGTGGCCGCGAGCGCCTTCGGCCTGACCGCGGCCGAGATGCAGGTCTTTTCGCATATCGCCTCGGGCATGACCGTCAGCGCCGCCGCCGAGGCGATCGGCATTCGTCCCAGCACGGTCCGCACCCACCTGCTGCGGCTGTTCAACAAGACCGGCACCCACCGGCAGGTGGATCTGGCGCTGCTGGCCGACCGCTTGGGGGGGCCGCTGCGGGAATGA
- a CDS encoding antibiotic biosynthesis monooxygenase, which produces MFIAMNRFTVPIENAADFETLWLGRDSRLKELPGFVQFHMLKGPEENGARLYASHTVWESEDAFRNWTRSQQFRDAHAGAGETRKLHSGSPRFEGFTAIQEITAEKA; this is translated from the coding sequence ATGTTCATCGCCATGAACCGCTTCACCGTCCCGATCGAGAATGCCGCCGATTTCGAGACGCTCTGGCTCGGCCGCGACAGCCGCCTGAAGGAGCTGCCCGGCTTCGTCCAGTTTCACATGCTGAAGGGTCCCGAGGAGAACGGCGCGCGGCTCTACGCCTCGCACACGGTCTGGGAAAGCGAGGATGCGTTCCGCAACTGGACCCGCAGCCAGCAGTTCCGCGACGCCCATGCCGGCGCGGGCGAGACCCGCAAGCTGCACAGCGGCTCCCCGCGCTTCGAGGGCTTCACCGCCATTCAGGAAATCACCGCCGAAAAGGCCTGA
- a CDS encoding YsnF/AvaK domain-containing protein, with the protein MTTVINAYADQKIADMAVAALRKEGLSDQQARILGGDTKALLRELSEYGFADADAQAYAEAVKQGQTLVIASISEERADWALSIMDRILSDHGSLKESSAGSVPIVEEELSVSKARSANGGVRVTSRVVETPVEETVTLTTETVGVKRHAANRVLEDDEAAAVFEEKTVEMMGTEEEVEVRKEARVVGEVELTKEVEAHQKTIKDTVRKTEVEVEEVGVRATKK; encoded by the coding sequence ATGACAACCGTCATCAACGCCTATGCCGACCAGAAGATCGCCGACATGGCGGTCGCCGCCCTCCGCAAGGAAGGGCTCAGCGACCAGCAGGCCCGCATCCTCGGCGGCGACACCAAGGCGCTTCTGCGCGAGCTTTCCGAGTACGGCTTCGCGGATGCCGACGCCCAAGCCTATGCCGAGGCGGTCAAGCAGGGTCAGACGCTGGTCATCGCCAGCATTTCCGAAGAGCGGGCCGACTGGGCGCTGTCCATCATGGACCGCATCCTGTCGGACCATGGCAGCCTCAAGGAAAGCAGCGCCGGCTCGGTGCCGATCGTCGAGGAAGAGCTTTCGGTCAGCAAGGCCCGGAGCGCCAACGGCGGTGTCCGCGTGACCTCGCGCGTCGTCGAGACGCCGGTCGAGGAAACCGTCACCCTGACGACCGAGACCGTGGGGGTGAAGCGTCACGCCGCCAATCGCGTGCTGGAGGACGACGAGGCCGCTGCCGTCTTCGAGGAAAAGACCGTCGAGATGATGGGCACCGAGGAAGAGGTCGAGGTGCGCAAGGAAGCCCGGGTCGTGGGCGAGGTCGAACTCACCAAAGAGGTCGAGGCGCATCAGAAGACCATCAAGGACACGGTCCGCAAGACCGAGGTCGAGGTCGAGGAAGTCGGCGTCCGCGCCACGAAGAAGTAA
- a CDS encoding AraC family transcriptional regulator yields the protein MADAVILSQEASSTPSLARRFPILLSCQSECDLSLVSCRADAVKEGDSLVARDAELISPEELPLWVPGDILTDSGELRWKGIGQRTYRYRGLDVVIPPMDHYMIVHYLHGVTPMDRQVGGRWSRAECQPGIFSLLSLATHSHWHWTQPLEVSHVYLSGEVLAKVAGDMQGRDVAEVTLHDVLHGCDATLTNIAAEVLREARRGGDGSPLYAEALSIQMAVHLLRNYATCQFRERAPRQLSEAQRRLLDDYINANLEGEITIEGMATVLGMGVWTLNRLLRSTLGCSAHGLITARRIERARTLMSESSLSLKQIAAAAGFSDQAHMTRVFRAYLGTTPGRTRAGIDHRKVQRTVPFVQDPQEARS from the coding sequence TTGGCTGATGCAGTGATCCTTTCGCAAGAGGCGTCCAGCACACCAAGTCTTGCCAGGAGGTTTCCGATACTGCTGTCATGCCAGTCTGAATGTGATTTGTCCCTTGTCTCGTGCCGAGCCGACGCCGTGAAGGAAGGTGACTCCCTTGTTGCGCGTGACGCTGAACTGATTTCGCCCGAGGAGCTTCCCCTCTGGGTGCCTGGGGACATCCTGACCGACAGTGGCGAACTGCGGTGGAAGGGCATCGGCCAGCGGACCTATCGTTATCGCGGTCTCGATGTCGTGATTCCTCCGATGGACCACTACATGATCGTCCACTACCTGCACGGGGTTACACCGATGGACCGGCAGGTCGGCGGACGGTGGTCGCGAGCGGAATGCCAGCCCGGAATCTTCTCGCTGCTGAGCCTTGCAACCCATTCGCACTGGCACTGGACGCAGCCGCTGGAAGTCTCGCATGTCTATCTGTCGGGCGAGGTTCTGGCGAAGGTCGCGGGTGACATGCAGGGCCGCGACGTGGCCGAGGTGACGCTGCATGACGTCCTGCATGGCTGCGACGCGACCTTGACCAACATTGCCGCCGAGGTCCTGCGGGAGGCCAGGCGCGGCGGCGACGGAAGCCCGCTTTATGCCGAGGCCCTGTCGATCCAGATGGCAGTCCACCTCCTGCGCAATTATGCGACCTGCCAGTTCCGCGAACGCGCGCCGCGCCAGTTGTCTGAAGCCCAGCGCCGCCTGCTGGACGACTACATCAATGCCAACCTGGAAGGCGAAATCACCATCGAGGGCATGGCGACGGTGCTCGGCATGGGAGTCTGGACGCTGAACCGGCTGCTGCGCAGCACACTTGGCTGCTCGGCCCACGGCCTCATCACCGCACGCCGGATCGAGAGGGCGCGCACGCTCATGTCCGAGTCTTCGCTGTCGCTCAAGCAGATCGCAGCGGCAGCGGGGTTTTCCGACCAGGCCCACATGACACGCGTCTTCCGTGCATATCTCGGCACCACGCCGGGGCGGACGCGGGCTGGCATCGATCACCGGAAAGTTCAAAGGACTGTTCCATTCGTTCAAGACCCGCAGGAGGCCCGTTCATAA
- a CDS encoding type II toxin-antitoxin system PemK/MazF family toxin has product MKRGDLVTVALQGEHGKPRPALVIQADDFAGAASITVLFVTSTLTVTDLRPVGASVMTRACGFEIGRLRVDLRQARRTWRHQVARASGALSGVTFGLLAPDAQAIGRTAKLRGNRLAGGRVAGVVGPVLSEKPNTAFAQLGRIGGGEFLLRHRLIL; this is encoded by the coding sequence GTGAAGCGCGGTGATCTGGTCACGGTCGCGCTGCAAGGTGAGCACGGCAAGCCGCGTCCGGCCCTTGTGATCCAGGCGGATGACTTCGCCGGGGCGGCATCCATCACTGTCCTGTTCGTCACATCGACGCTGACGGTGACTGACCTGCGCCCCGTTGGTGCCTCGGTCATGACGAGAGCCTGTGGGTTTGAGATTGGTCGTCTTCGGGTGGATTTGAGGCAAGCGCGCCGGACGTGGCGCCATCAGGTAGCGCGAGCGTCCGGCGCGCTGTCCGGCGTCACGTTCGGCCTGCTGGCACCAGACGCGCAGGCTATCGGACGAACAGCCAAGCTTCGGGGCAATCGCCTTGCAGGCGGCCGTGTCGCTGGAGTAGTCGGCCCGGTTCTCTCGGAAAAGCCGAACACCGCGTTCGCGCAGCTCGGCCGGATAGGCGGAGGTGAATTTTTGCTGCGTCATAGGCTCATCCTTTGA
- a CDS encoding DUF1330 domain-containing protein, with protein MPCYLIAEVKITDDSWVPDYAAKVHDIVARHGGRYLSRSGRIEALEGQAPDASLIALIQFPSSEAATAFATDPEYAPFGEARKAGSVSNLYLIDDTDLAGSIPYLAKG; from the coding sequence ATGCCATGCTATTTGATCGCCGAGGTGAAGATCACCGACGACAGCTGGGTTCCGGATTATGCCGCCAAGGTCCACGACATCGTCGCGCGCCACGGGGGCCGCTACCTGTCGCGCAGCGGCAGGATCGAGGCGCTGGAAGGCCAGGCGCCCGACGCCTCGCTGATCGCGCTGATCCAGTTCCCCTCAAGCGAAGCAGCGACGGCGTTCGCCACCGACCCGGAATACGCGCCCTTTGGCGAGGCCCGGAAGGCAGGCAGCGTCAGCAACCTTTACCTGATCGACGACACCGACCTGGCAGGATCCATCCCCTATCTCGCCAAGGGGTAA
- a CDS encoding YsnF/AvaK domain-containing protein, with product MSKQSRPARDAVSAPPAQIIPIVEEQVLVLKRKTLTEGVRVRTVVREDEALIDEPVVRETVEVERVPLGRWVDGPVPVRQEGDITIVTLVEEVVVVEKRLRATEEIRITRRKDTEQHSETVTLRHEEAVIERLNANGDSHDPD from the coding sequence ATGTCGAAGCAATCCAGACCCGCGCGGGATGCCGTTTCCGCGCCCCCTGCCCAGATCATCCCGATCGTCGAAGAGCAGGTCCTTGTCCTCAAGCGCAAGACGCTGACCGAAGGCGTTCGTGTCCGCACGGTGGTGCGCGAGGACGAGGCGCTGATCGACGAGCCCGTCGTCCGCGAGACCGTCGAGGTCGAGCGGGTGCCGCTCGGCCGATGGGTGGATGGTCCGGTTCCGGTGCGGCAGGAGGGCGACATCACGATCGTCACGCTCGTCGAAGAGGTCGTGGTGGTCGAGAAGCGCCTGCGCGCGACCGAGGAGATCCGCATCACCCGGCGCAAGGACACCGAACAGCATTCCGAGACCGTCACGCTGCGCCATGAGGAAGCCGTCATCGAACGCCTGAACGCCAACGGCGACAGCCACGACCCGGACTGA
- a CDS encoding hemerythrin domain-containing protein — protein MTTIQQLMQTGQLKANEIFAKLAETPLAARTRDRLVSDLKVEFDRQAEFEEQRLLPVLRENRETKDLVAAALNDSQQMRKLLGEIERSPRDGEAFGTKVAEFRDLFQRRFRDDRNEILPAVVKALSDAEAGTAASKTEGGTTGITPARRAGGRENPMTDAARQSGEIMKAGMDVVQQGAQVARRAMGAGTDAAGGRDRGLQPTAVLGELQETAREAGSVGNSMMALLNEQALQALQVQTSMAAGRIRTLAEMAQMQSAFMAGSFQRMGQINDRYLAFLRGWRTVPAFPSARR, from the coding sequence ATGACCACCATCCAGCAACTGATGCAGACCGGCCAGCTCAAGGCCAACGAGATCTTCGCGAAGCTCGCCGAAACTCCTCTGGCAGCCAGGACACGCGACCGGCTGGTCTCCGACCTGAAGGTCGAGTTCGACCGCCAGGCCGAGTTCGAGGAACAGCGTCTCCTTCCGGTGCTGAGAGAGAACAGGGAGACGAAGGACCTCGTGGCCGCGGCGCTGAACGACAGCCAGCAGATGCGCAAGCTCCTCGGCGAGATCGAGCGCAGCCCGAGGGACGGCGAGGCGTTCGGCACCAAGGTCGCCGAGTTCCGGGACCTGTTCCAGCGGCGCTTTCGTGACGACAGGAACGAGATCCTGCCGGCCGTCGTGAAGGCGCTGAGCGACGCGGAGGCCGGCACCGCCGCCAGCAAGACCGAAGGCGGGACAACCGGGATCACGCCGGCGCGCCGCGCGGGCGGGCGAGAGAACCCGATGACGGACGCCGCGCGCCAGAGCGGGGAGATCATGAAGGCCGGCATGGATGTGGTGCAACAAGGCGCCCAGGTGGCACGCAGGGCCATGGGAGCCGGCACCGATGCGGCTGGCGGAAGGGACCGGGGGCTTCAGCCCACGGCTGTTCTCGGGGAACTGCAGGAAACGGCCCGCGAGGCGGGCTCTGTCGGCAATTCGATGATGGCGCTGCTCAACGAGCAGGCGCTGCAGGCGCTGCAGGTCCAGACCTCGATGGCGGCCGGGCGCATCCGGACGCTGGCAGAAATGGCCCAGATGCAAAGCGCCTTCATGGCCGGCAGCTTCCAGCGGATGGGGCAGATCAACGACCGCTACCTTGCTTTCCTGCGCGGCTGGAGGACCGTCCCGGCCTTCCCGTCCGCCCGTCGCTGA